A stretch of Lysinibacillus agricola DNA encodes these proteins:
- a CDS encoding murein hydrolase activator EnvC family protein: MKSMAKNSIKTLAAASALFLFIQTPSAYANSLSDLKDEKRQIESKKDGLDSSIKNKTNAITANEDKQQKLLDQIQTLNAEIDKTNSNIKNVLAEIQSTNKEIKSLEDSIAELLRKIEERDLLLEDRARAIQAGGTVSYLDVLLSSNSFVDFIDRFSAVNALLEADRQIIQDQKEDKQKLEEQKQVLEGKRQKLEDKKAELDRLKASLDGQKAEKNKLIDQLEKEQEKLKSEKVLLEKEYSEALEISDELQQKIIDEQKRLAEVARQQEAKRKADAAAAAKANAAAKAAAPTKASNSGNSGGGSSSTVTAPQSNGTWIKPTNGRLTSPYGWRNIGAGSEFHYGVDLANGTGTPIWAAADGVVSYAAPLSSYGNVVIVTHSIDGQIYTTVYAHLNSFNVSVGTEVSQGQQIATMGSTGRVTGPHLHFEVHIGAWQGQAVGSVNPLKYIPL, encoded by the coding sequence GTGAAAAGTATGGCGAAAAACTCAATAAAAACACTTGCTGCAGCATCTGCACTATTTCTTTTTATCCAAACTCCATCAGCGTATGCCAATAGTTTATCGGATTTAAAAGATGAAAAAAGACAAATTGAATCAAAGAAGGATGGCTTAGATTCATCCATCAAAAATAAAACAAATGCTATTACAGCAAATGAAGACAAGCAACAAAAATTATTAGATCAAATTCAAACATTAAATGCTGAAATTGATAAAACTAATAGCAATATCAAAAATGTATTGGCAGAAATTCAATCTACAAATAAAGAAATAAAGTCTTTAGAAGATTCCATAGCAGAGCTTCTGCGCAAAATTGAAGAGCGTGATTTATTGCTAGAGGATCGTGCTCGTGCCATTCAGGCGGGTGGTACCGTTAGCTATTTAGACGTACTACTTAGTTCTAATAGCTTCGTAGATTTTATCGATCGATTCTCTGCTGTCAATGCATTGCTTGAAGCGGATCGACAAATTATCCAAGATCAAAAAGAGGACAAGCAAAAATTAGAGGAACAAAAGCAAGTCTTAGAAGGCAAACGCCAAAAGCTTGAAGATAAAAAAGCTGAACTTGATCGTTTAAAAGCATCATTGGATGGACAAAAAGCTGAGAAAAACAAATTAATTGATCAATTAGAAAAAGAACAAGAAAAGCTGAAGTCAGAAAAAGTATTGCTTGAGAAAGAATATTCTGAGGCACTTGAAATTAGTGATGAATTACAACAAAAGATCATCGATGAACAAAAACGATTAGCTGAAGTTGCCCGTCAACAAGAAGCGAAACGCAAGGCAGACGCAGCAGCAGCAGCGAAGGCAAACGCAGCAGCGAAGGCAGCAGCCCCAACCAAGGCATCTAATTCAGGCAATAGTGGTGGTGGGTCTTCTTCAACAGTCACTGCTCCACAATCGAATGGTACATGGATTAAGCCAACAAATGGTCGTTTAACATCGCCATATGGCTGGCGTAATATTGGTGCTGGTTCAGAATTCCACTATGGAGTCGATCTTGCCAATGGTACAGGTACTCCAATTTGGGCAGCTGCTGACGGTGTTGTTTCCTATGCGGCACCACTTAGCTCGTATGGTAATGTTGTCATCGTTACACATTCTATCGACGGTCAAATCTATACGACAGTGTATGCACACTTAAATTCCTTCAACGTTAGTGTTGGCACAGAAGTATCCCAAGGCCAACAAATTGCTACGATGGGTAGCACAGGACGTGTAACAGGACCGCACTTACACTTTGAAGTGCATATCGGCGCTTGGCAAGGACAAGCAGTCGGAAGTGTCAACCCATTAAAATATATTCCGTTGTAA
- the uvrB gene encoding excinuclease ABC subunit UvrB, whose product MQAFDLQAPYTPNGDQPQAIAELVEGVCAGKRHQTLLGATGTGKTFTISNVIKQVKKPTLIMAHNKTLAGQLYSEFKEFFPNNAVEYFVSYYDYFQPEAYVPQTDTYIEKDSSINDEIDKLRHSATSALFERDDVIIIASVSCIYGLGSPEEYREMVVSVRTGMEIERNQLLRKLVDVQYERNDVSFTRGTFRVRGDVVEIFPASRDEHCIRVEFFGDEIDRIREVDALTGEILAERDHIAIFPASHFVTREEKMRKAIENIEKELEERLALLRAEDRLLEAQRLEQRTRYDLEMMGEMGFCSGIENYSRHLTLREAGATPYTLLDYFPDDFLLVVDESHVTLPQVRGMYNGDQARKGVLVEHGFRLPSALDNRPLRFEEYEKHIHQAIYVSATPGPYELEHSPEMVQQIIRPTGLLDPQIEVRPIEGQIDDLIDQIQDRIARDERVLVTTLTKKMSEDLSAYLKEMGLKVEYLHSEIKTLERFEIIRELRKGTYDVLIGINLLREGLDIPEVSLVAILDADKEGFLRSERSLIQTIGRAARNANGHVIMYADNMTDSMKKAIEETKRRRIMQMAYNEEHGITPKTIVKKIPDVIRATQVAEEEESYVAKTTKGKKLTKEEREQLLASLEVEMKEAAKALDFERAADLRDTIFELKVEG is encoded by the coding sequence GTGCAAGCATTTGATTTACAAGCGCCATATACGCCTAATGGCGATCAGCCACAGGCAATTGCGGAATTAGTGGAGGGTGTATGTGCAGGTAAACGTCATCAAACATTGCTCGGTGCAACAGGAACAGGAAAAACGTTTACGATTTCTAATGTCATTAAACAAGTAAAAAAACCGACACTTATTATGGCGCACAATAAAACATTAGCGGGTCAATTATATAGTGAGTTTAAAGAGTTCTTCCCTAATAATGCAGTTGAATACTTTGTCAGCTACTATGATTACTTTCAGCCTGAGGCCTATGTACCGCAGACGGATACTTATATCGAGAAAGACTCAAGCATTAATGATGAAATTGATAAGTTGCGTCACTCTGCGACATCTGCATTATTCGAGCGTGATGATGTCATTATTATTGCATCCGTGTCCTGTATTTATGGTCTAGGTTCTCCAGAAGAATATCGTGAAATGGTCGTGTCTGTGCGTACTGGGATGGAAATTGAACGTAATCAGTTGCTTCGAAAACTGGTCGATGTACAGTATGAGCGTAATGATGTGAGTTTTACACGTGGTACGTTTCGGGTACGTGGTGATGTAGTGGAAATATTCCCTGCATCTCGTGATGAGCATTGTATCCGCGTGGAGTTTTTTGGGGACGAGATCGACCGAATTCGCGAGGTGGATGCGTTAACTGGAGAAATACTAGCAGAGCGTGATCATATAGCTATTTTCCCAGCATCCCACTTCGTTACACGAGAAGAAAAAATGCGAAAAGCCATTGAAAATATTGAAAAAGAGTTGGAGGAGCGTCTAGCTCTTTTACGTGCAGAGGATAGATTATTGGAGGCACAGCGTTTAGAGCAGCGTACTCGTTATGATTTAGAAATGATGGGTGAAATGGGCTTTTGCTCAGGTATCGAAAACTACTCGCGTCATTTAACATTGCGTGAAGCGGGGGCAACTCCATATACGCTACTTGATTATTTCCCTGATGATTTTTTACTTGTTGTCGATGAAAGTCACGTTACTTTGCCACAAGTTCGAGGGATGTATAACGGTGACCAAGCACGTAAAGGTGTACTAGTTGAGCATGGCTTCCGTTTGCCATCAGCACTAGATAACCGCCCTTTACGTTTTGAAGAATATGAGAAACATATACATCAAGCTATTTATGTATCAGCAACACCCGGCCCGTATGAGCTTGAGCATTCTCCGGAAATGGTGCAGCAAATTATTCGTCCAACTGGGCTGCTTGATCCACAAATTGAAGTACGTCCTATTGAAGGACAAATTGATGATTTAATCGATCAGATTCAAGATCGTATTGCTCGTGATGAACGGGTGCTCGTTACAACATTGACGAAAAAAATGTCAGAGGATTTATCAGCTTATTTGAAAGAAATGGGCTTAAAGGTGGAGTACTTGCATTCAGAGATTAAGACGCTAGAGCGATTTGAAATTATTCGCGAGCTGCGCAAAGGTACTTATGATGTTCTAATCGGCATTAACTTATTGCGTGAAGGGCTAGATATTCCTGAGGTTTCTCTTGTGGCGATTTTAGATGCTGACAAGGAAGGATTTTTACGTTCAGAGCGTTCATTAATTCAAACGATTGGACGTGCGGCGCGTAATGCTAATGGTCATGTCATTATGTACGCAGATAATATGACGGATTCGATGAAAAAGGCGATTGAGGAAACGAAGCGTCGTCGAATAATGCAAATGGCGTATAACGAGGAGCATGGCATTACGCCGAAAACGATTGTTAAGAAAATTCCTGATGTTATTCGTGCAACACAGGTGGCAGAGGAAGAAGAGTCTTATGTAGCGAAGACAACAAAAGGTAAGAAGTTAACGAAGGAAGAAAGAGAGCAATTACTTGCTTCCCTAGAAGTAGAAATGAAGGAAGCAGCAAAGGCGCTAGATTTCGAACGAGCTGCTGATCTGCGCGATACAATATTTGAATTGAAGGTAGAAGGGTGA
- the uvrA gene encoding excinuclease ABC subunit UvrA codes for MKNTEIVVQGARAHNLKNINVTIPRDQLVVLTGLSGSGKSSLAFDTIYAEGQRRYVESLSAYARQFLGQMDKPDVDAIEGLSPAISIDQKTTSRNPRSTVGTVTEIYDYLRLLFARIGKPICPNHGIEITSQTIEQMVDRLLFYPERTKMQLLAPMVSGRKGTHVKLLEDLKKQGFVRVRLDGELRDLDDAIDLDKNKKHSIEVVVDRVVMKEGVASRLSDSLETALRLADGRVLVDVMEHEELLFSEHHACPLCGFSIGELEPRMFSFNSPFGACPSCDGLGSTQEVDLDLVVPDWDRSLLEHAIAPWEPTSSQYYPQLLKAVCDHYDIPMDVPVKDLPKEKMDKILYGSGKDKIHFHYENEFGNVRDQMIEFEGVVRNVERRFKETSSDYVREQMEKYMAQQACPSCKGYRLKPETLAVKIADKHVGEVTQYSIQEADTFFKELDLSEKDMKIARLVLREIEERLGFLVNVGLDYLTLSRAAGTLSGGEAQRIRLATQIGSRLTGVLYILDEPSIGLHQRDNDRLISTLQNMRDIGNTLIVVEHDEDTMLAADYLIDVGPGAGVHGGQIVAAGTPQEVMENDKSLTGQYLSGKKFIPLPIERRKPNGRKLSIKGAKENNLHNVKVDVPLGLFVAVTGVSGSGKSTLINEILYKSLAQKLNRSKVKPGEHKEITGIDELEKVIDIDQSPIGRTPRSNPATYTGVFDDIRDVFAVTNEAKVRGYKKGRFSFNVKGGRCEACRGDGIIKIEMHFLPDVYVPCEVCHGKRYNRETLEVKYKDKSIADILDMTIENAVVFFENIPKIQRKLQTIVDVGLGYMKLGQPATTLSGGEAQRVKLASELHRRSTGKSFYILDEPTTGLHADDIARLLIVLQRLVENGDSVLVIEHNLDVIKTADYIIDLGPEGGDKGGTIVATGTPEEVAEVSGSYTGKYLKPILTRDRMRMEAALAKASQ; via the coding sequence GTGAAAAATACTGAAATAGTCGTGCAGGGCGCACGAGCACATAATTTAAAAAATATTAATGTCACAATTCCACGTGATCAACTAGTAGTGCTAACAGGTTTATCAGGCTCAGGGAAATCGTCATTAGCGTTTGATACGATTTATGCCGAGGGACAACGTCGTTATGTAGAATCACTTTCAGCCTATGCACGTCAATTTCTTGGGCAAATGGACAAACCAGACGTCGATGCGATAGAGGGGTTATCTCCTGCTATTTCAATCGATCAAAAAACGACGAGCCGTAACCCACGTTCTACTGTTGGTACAGTAACGGAAATCTATGATTATTTACGTTTGCTATTTGCGCGTATCGGTAAGCCTATTTGTCCGAATCATGGTATTGAGATTACCTCCCAAACGATTGAGCAAATGGTCGATCGACTATTATTTTATCCAGAAAGAACGAAAATGCAGCTGCTTGCCCCAATGGTATCAGGGCGTAAGGGAACGCACGTAAAGCTACTGGAGGATTTAAAAAAGCAAGGCTTTGTTCGAGTACGTCTCGACGGGGAGCTACGTGATTTAGATGATGCGATTGATCTTGATAAAAACAAAAAGCATTCAATAGAAGTAGTCGTGGATCGTGTTGTTATGAAGGAAGGCGTCGCGTCACGTCTTAGTGATTCCTTAGAGACAGCATTACGTTTGGCAGATGGCCGTGTACTTGTCGACGTGATGGAGCATGAGGAATTATTATTTAGTGAACATCATGCCTGTCCATTATGTGGATTTTCAATCGGTGAGCTAGAGCCCCGAATGTTTTCATTTAACAGTCCATTCGGAGCTTGTCCAAGCTGTGATGGTTTAGGCTCGACGCAAGAGGTAGATCTTGATTTAGTAGTACCTGATTGGGATCGAAGTTTATTAGAGCATGCTATAGCACCATGGGAACCCACTAGCTCTCAATATTATCCACAGTTATTAAAGGCGGTATGTGATCATTATGATATTCCGATGGATGTACCTGTAAAGGATCTTCCGAAAGAAAAGATGGATAAAATTTTATATGGTTCTGGAAAAGATAAAATCCACTTCCATTATGAAAATGAGTTTGGCAATGTTCGAGATCAAATGATTGAATTTGAAGGTGTTGTACGTAATGTGGAGCGCCGTTTTAAGGAGACATCTTCTGATTACGTGCGTGAACAAATGGAAAAATATATGGCACAGCAAGCGTGTCCGTCTTGTAAAGGTTATCGTTTAAAGCCTGAAACATTAGCTGTAAAAATAGCAGATAAGCATGTTGGTGAAGTTACACAGTATTCCATTCAGGAAGCTGATACATTTTTCAAAGAGCTAGATTTATCAGAAAAAGATATGAAAATTGCTCGACTTGTCTTACGTGAAATTGAAGAACGTCTAGGCTTCCTCGTAAACGTGGGATTAGATTATTTAACGTTAAGTCGAGCGGCAGGAACACTTTCAGGGGGAGAAGCTCAACGAATTCGCCTTGCGACACAAATTGGCTCGCGTTTAACAGGTGTCCTCTATATTTTAGATGAACCATCAATTGGCTTGCATCAACGCGATAATGACCGTCTCATTAGTACGCTGCAAAATATGCGTGATATTGGCAATACGCTTATTGTTGTCGAGCACGATGAAGATACAATGCTGGCGGCGGATTATCTCATTGATGTTGGTCCTGGTGCAGGTGTGCATGGTGGTCAAATTGTTGCAGCAGGGACACCGCAGGAAGTAATGGAAAATGATAAATCTTTGACGGGGCAATATTTAAGTGGTAAGAAGTTTATTCCACTGCCAATTGAGCGACGCAAACCGAATGGACGCAAATTATCCATTAAAGGTGCTAAGGAAAATAATCTTCACAATGTGAAGGTGGATGTACCACTTGGATTATTCGTGGCCGTAACAGGCGTTTCAGGGTCAGGTAAATCAACACTTATTAATGAAATTTTATATAAATCATTGGCTCAGAAACTTAACCGTTCAAAGGTGAAGCCGGGTGAACATAAAGAAATAACAGGGATTGATGAACTAGAAAAGGTTATTGATATTGACCAATCACCAATCGGTCGTACACCTCGCTCCAATCCTGCTACTTATACAGGTGTTTTTGATGATATTCGAGATGTTTTCGCAGTAACAAATGAGGCAAAGGTACGTGGCTATAAGAAAGGTCGCTTTAGCTTCAACGTTAAGGGAGGTCGCTGTGAGGCTTGTCGTGGTGACGGAATTATAAAAATTGAAATGCATTTCCTACCAGATGTTTATGTACCGTGTGAAGTCTGCCATGGGAAACGTTATAACCGTGAAACGCTTGAAGTGAAATATAAAGATAAGAGCATTGCGGATATTTTAGATATGACGATTGAAAACGCAGTCGTATTCTTCGAAAATATTCCGAAAATCCAGCGTAAGCTACAAACCATCGTGGATGTAGGATTAGGCTATATGAAATTAGGACAACCTGCCACAACGTTATCTGGTGGTGAGGCGCAGCGTGTAAAATTAGCCTCTGAATTACACCGTCGTTCAACAGGTAAATCATTCTATATTTTAGATGAGCCGACAACGGGCTTACATGCAGACGATATTGCACGTTTACTCATTGTTTTACAGCGTCTTGTAGAAAATGGCGATTCAGTGCTAGTGATCGAACATAATCTAGATGTCATCAAGACAGCGGACTACATTATCGACTTAGGGCCTGAAGGTGGCGACAAAGGTGGCACAATTGTTGCGACAGGTACACCTGAAGAAGTCGCAGAAGTAAGTGGCTCTTATACAGGAAAATATTTAAAACCGATATTAACAAGAGATCGTATGCGTATGGAAGCTGCTTTAGCAAAGGCTTCTCAATAA
- the ftsX gene encoding permease-like cell division protein FtsX — MKFNTVKRHFRESLKSLGRNSWMTIASVSAVTVTLILVGVFALIMMNLNKVASDLENDVEIKVLIDETADEAAEKALMEKIKKLPDIEEMNYSTKENELTKLVKDFGEDFKLFEQSNPLRNVIYVKASDPQQTATVAKKIDKFENTYNVMYGEGKVEKLFNVLNISRNVGTVLILGLLFTAIFLISNTIRITIIARGDEIEIMKLVGATNWFVRIPFILEGMWLGILGSIIPITVIATLYHNVYKIIAPRLQGELVQVLDFSPLVYQVSGLLLLIGVLIGVWGSFMSVRKFLKI; from the coding sequence ATGAAATTTAATACGGTGAAACGTCACTTCCGAGAAAGTCTAAAGTCACTTGGCCGTAATAGCTGGATGACCATTGCTTCAGTAAGTGCAGTTACAGTTACATTAATATTAGTGGGCGTATTTGCGCTTATTATGATGAATTTAAATAAAGTAGCATCTGATTTAGAGAACGATGTTGAAATTAAAGTATTAATTGATGAAACAGCTGATGAAGCTGCTGAAAAAGCACTCATGGAAAAAATAAAGAAATTGCCAGATATCGAAGAGATGAACTATTCGACAAAGGAAAATGAGTTAACCAAATTAGTAAAAGATTTTGGGGAAGATTTTAAACTATTTGAGCAAAGTAATCCATTACGTAATGTTATTTATGTGAAGGCTTCAGATCCTCAGCAAACGGCTACTGTCGCTAAGAAAATTGATAAATTCGAGAATACATATAATGTTATGTATGGTGAAGGCAAAGTAGAAAAGCTTTTTAACGTCTTGAATATTAGCCGTAACGTAGGGACAGTGCTTATTTTAGGGTTATTATTTACAGCGATTTTCTTAATTTCTAATACAATTCGAATTACGATCATTGCACGTGGTGATGAAATAGAAATTATGAAACTTGTAGGAGCAACAAACTGGTTCGTGCGTATCCCATTTATATTAGAAGGCATGTGGCTCGGAATTTTAGGTTCTATTATTCCGATTACGGTTATCGCAACCCTATACCACAATGTATATAAAATTATTGCGCCTCGATTACAGGGTGAACTTGTTCAAGTACTTGATTTCTCACCTCTTGTGTACCAAGTAAGCGGTCTACTATTACTCATTGGTGTCCTAATCGGTGTTTGGGGAAGCTTCATGTCAGTACGTAAGTTTTTAAAAATTTAG
- a CDS encoding peroxiredoxin family protein yields the protein MKKNIGLLVVVLLIAAMIGTYVKQQIDKDREIETASLGKEMDDRKIGLNNGDTPPDFTLTSLDGKNVTLSELRGKKVVLNFWATWCPPCKAEMPHMQKYYEQNAKKDNVEIVAVNLTQGERDVTDDAKIDTVMTFRDSFELTFPILLDMKNEVGLDYQVLTIPTTYFIDSNGYIQRAIRGPMNVDMLKSYVEALD from the coding sequence ATGAAAAAAAATATAGGGCTGCTCGTCGTCGTGTTGTTAATAGCCGCGATGATTGGTACATATGTAAAACAGCAGATTGATAAGGATCGTGAAATTGAAACAGCTTCTCTTGGAAAAGAAATGGATGACCGGAAGATTGGTTTAAACAACGGAGATACACCACCGGATTTTACTTTAACAAGTTTAGATGGTAAAAATGTGACATTGAGTGAGCTTCGAGGAAAGAAAGTCGTGTTAAATTTCTGGGCAACATGGTGTCCACCGTGCAAGGCAGAAATGCCACATATGCAAAAATATTATGAACAAAATGCTAAAAAAGATAATGTAGAAATAGTAGCTGTCAATTTAACACAGGGTGAACGTGATGTAACAGATGACGCAAAGATTGATACCGTAATGACATTTAGAGATAGCTTTGAGTTAACATTCCCTATTTTACTTGACATGAAAAACGAAGTTGGCTTAGATTATCAAGTATTAACGATTCCTACAACATATTTTATTGATTCAAATGGATATATTCAACGTGCAATTAGAGGGCCAATGAATGTTGATATGTTAAAGAGCTATGTGGAAGCATTAGACTAA
- a CDS encoding DUF4097 family beta strand repeat-containing protein → MQNERQRILELVEKGTISAQEAITLLEALEQPSKSTQNVMNDVSKEDQHSSTEKESVFKDESHKDETKKDEDFTKYFQEEMRDFRKDLTQIGSLFMDMMNTAVKKVKEFDVTSPFGDKVEFTHTEEVAAEHVDNIIAELPNGNFSLESSEGDSFQVICKVKAPLVNDSEEETRAHFLEQFVVKEDEGSLRILSQLKLVQVNVKVLVPKDKLEKLSVRLMNGSVTLQDTDFEQLKVKTLNGAIKGSKFNFGKAEVDSSNGSIELTNVRGKDLEAETLNGRVYLDGALDEVEAKSVNGHVVVTTCSTNSSKIKAQTVAGAVELYVPRTISLSGKIVTNFGKVDVGIQDASKIESQDQFLSKVVRFDKEVEDANRLFIEGESKTGAVLIRYTTTDEQHI, encoded by the coding sequence ATGCAAAATGAACGTCAACGAATTTTAGAACTTGTGGAAAAAGGAACAATTTCAGCGCAAGAGGCGATTACATTATTAGAAGCATTAGAGCAACCTAGCAAGTCCACTCAAAATGTTATGAATGATGTGTCAAAAGAGGACCAGCATTCCTCAACAGAAAAAGAGTCAGTATTTAAAGATGAAAGTCACAAAGATGAAACGAAAAAAGATGAAGATTTTACGAAATATTTCCAAGAAGAGATGCGAGATTTTCGTAAAGATTTAACACAAATTGGTTCACTCTTTATGGATATGATGAATACGGCAGTAAAAAAGGTAAAAGAATTTGATGTAACCTCTCCGTTTGGTGATAAAGTAGAGTTTACTCATACGGAAGAAGTTGCAGCTGAACATGTAGACAATATAATTGCTGAATTACCGAATGGCAATTTTTCATTAGAATCTTCTGAAGGAGATAGCTTCCAAGTTATTTGCAAGGTGAAGGCACCACTTGTTAATGATAGTGAAGAAGAAACGCGTGCTCATTTCCTAGAGCAATTCGTGGTGAAGGAAGATGAAGGTTCACTACGAATTTTAAGTCAACTAAAGCTTGTTCAAGTAAATGTTAAAGTACTTGTACCAAAGGATAAATTGGAGAAACTATCAGTACGTTTAATGAACGGTAGTGTTACTTTACAAGATACGGATTTCGAGCAATTAAAAGTAAAGACATTAAATGGTGCGATTAAAGGCTCTAAGTTTAATTTTGGGAAGGCAGAAGTGGATTCTTCTAATGGCTCGATTGAATTAACAAATGTTCGTGGTAAAGATTTAGAAGCTGAGACATTGAATGGTCGTGTATATTTGGATGGCGCATTGGATGAAGTTGAAGCAAAATCGGTCAATGGACATGTTGTTGTTACAACTTGCTCTACCAATTCATCAAAAATCAAAGCGCAAACAGTTGCAGGAGCTGTTGAATTGTATGTGCCACGTACAATATCGTTAAGCGGTAAAATTGTTACGAATTTTGGTAAAGTAGATGTTGGTATTCAAGATGCTTCAAAAATTGAATCACAGGATCAATTCTTATCAAAAGTAGTACGTTTTGATAAAGAAGTAGAGGATGCTAATCGTCTATTTATCGAAGGCGAGTCTAAAACAGGTGCAGTTTTAATACGCTATACAACAACTGACGAGCAGCATATTTAA
- the ftsE gene encoding cell division ATP-binding protein FtsE translates to MIEMKNVTKKYPSGVVAANGISVNIKQGEFVYVVGPSGAGKSTFIKLMYREEKATSGEITVNGIDLATLKNKKVPFLRRQLGVVFQDFKLLPRLNVYENVAFALEVIEEEPVEIRRRVMEVLELVGLKQKARMFPNELSGGEQQRVSIARSIVNVPKVVIADEPTGNLDPETSWDIMNLFEEINARGTTIVMATHNREIVNTIRRRVIAIEGGMIVRDEHGGDYGYEI, encoded by the coding sequence ATGATAGAAATGAAAAATGTGACAAAGAAGTACCCAAGTGGCGTTGTTGCGGCAAATGGGATTTCCGTTAACATAAAGCAAGGTGAATTTGTTTATGTTGTAGGTCCAAGTGGTGCAGGTAAATCGACATTCATTAAGTTAATGTACCGCGAGGAAAAAGCTACTTCAGGAGAAATCACTGTTAATGGCATAGATTTAGCTACATTAAAAAATAAAAAAGTACCTTTTTTACGTCGTCAGCTTGGAGTCGTTTTCCAAGATTTCAAACTACTTCCTCGTTTGAATGTCTATGAAAACGTGGCATTTGCACTAGAGGTAATTGAAGAGGAACCAGTGGAAATTCGACGTCGAGTAATGGAGGTTCTGGAGCTCGTGGGGCTGAAGCAAAAGGCGAGAATGTTCCCTAATGAACTTTCAGGTGGCGAACAGCAGCGTGTTTCGATTGCGCGCTCTATTGTCAATGTACCGAAGGTCGTTATTGCAGATGAACCTACCGGGAATCTTGATCCTGAGACATCGTGGGATATTATGAATTTATTTGAGGAAATTAATGCAAGAGGTACAACTATTGTAATGGCAACCCATAACCGTGAAATCGTGAATACGATTCGACGTCGGGTAATTGCGATTGAAGGCGGAATGATTGTCCGTGATGAGCACGGAGGTGATTACGGCTATGAAATTTAA